In Leifsonia sp. ZF2019, a genomic segment contains:
- a CDS encoding glycerol-3-phosphate dehydrogenase/oxidase, with amino-acid sequence MPALTTYTPEIPSVDVAVIGAGINGLAVAREAAARGLSVAVFDQDDLAARTSAISTRLIHGGLKYLERFELNLVHESIRERNILLAKAPHLVHHYPMLIPFSKQQSRPGWLLACGLMLHDVLSLGKPLPFNRIVFRRRLEREWPALAAAGLRWGGLFHDANVPVTERLAVELAVDAQRSGAIVSTHAPVESLVRLGGRIAGLRYRDRETGETKTVPARLVVNAAGPWVDSVLDLAGAHDRRMGPTKGSHLVVAAFPGAPDTCIFFESPDDARPMFVLPWEGKYMIGTTDLPYDGSIDDVVIDEDETAYLLGAVNALIPEARLGADDVLWSYSGVRPLPYVGDVDDPSTVSRDHEIVVHSGADAGLVTIIGGKLTTHRALGELVARRLERELGRRPGPSPTRAARLPGAPEGDWPAYRSRFVAKSTLPPSTAARLVDTYGVVAERIERLVVATPTLGEVVDPETGAIAAEAVHAVREEGALSLEDVVLRRMAVALNSDVGLAAAPAVAAVLVANRDWTAERAERELDRYRAAMRRFKPRALDAEREAGTMRGSTE; translated from the coding sequence ATGCCGGCCCTCACCACCTACACCCCGGAGATCCCGTCGGTCGACGTCGCCGTGATCGGCGCGGGCATCAACGGCCTCGCCGTGGCCCGCGAGGCCGCCGCGCGCGGCCTCAGCGTCGCCGTGTTCGACCAGGACGACCTGGCTGCCCGGACCTCGGCGATCTCGACGCGCCTCATCCACGGCGGGCTCAAGTACCTCGAGCGGTTCGAGCTGAACCTCGTCCACGAGTCGATCCGTGAGCGCAACATCCTGCTCGCGAAGGCTCCGCACCTGGTGCACCATTACCCGATGCTCATCCCGTTCTCGAAGCAGCAGAGCCGGCCCGGCTGGCTGCTCGCGTGCGGTCTGATGCTGCACGATGTGCTGTCGCTCGGCAAGCCGCTGCCCTTCAACCGCATCGTCTTCCGCCGGCGGCTGGAGCGCGAGTGGCCCGCGCTGGCCGCGGCCGGGCTGCGCTGGGGCGGCCTGTTCCATGACGCGAACGTGCCCGTCACCGAGCGGCTCGCGGTCGAACTGGCCGTGGACGCGCAGCGCAGTGGCGCCATCGTCTCCACCCACGCCCCGGTCGAGTCACTCGTGCGGCTCGGTGGACGTATCGCCGGCCTCCGCTACCGCGATCGGGAGACCGGGGAGACGAAGACGGTGCCCGCCCGTCTGGTCGTCAACGCCGCCGGCCCCTGGGTCGACAGCGTGCTCGACCTCGCCGGCGCGCACGATCGTCGGATGGGGCCGACCAAGGGCAGCCATCTCGTCGTCGCCGCCTTCCCCGGCGCGCCGGACACCTGCATCTTCTTCGAGTCGCCGGACGACGCCCGGCCGATGTTCGTGCTGCCCTGGGAGGGCAAGTACATGATCGGCACCACCGACCTGCCGTACGACGGCTCCATCGACGATGTCGTGATCGACGAGGACGAGACCGCGTACCTGCTCGGCGCCGTCAACGCGCTCATCCCGGAGGCGCGGCTCGGGGCCGACGACGTGCTCTGGTCCTACTCGGGAGTGCGTCCCCTGCCCTACGTCGGCGACGTGGACGATCCGTCCACGGTCAGCCGCGACCACGAGATCGTCGTGCACTCGGGCGCCGACGCCGGCCTGGTGACCATCATCGGCGGCAAGCTGACCACGCATCGCGCGCTCGGCGAGCTGGTGGCGCGCCGCCTGGAGCGGGAGCTCGGTCGCCGCCCCGGCCCGTCGCCGACCCGCGCGGCGCGACTGCCCGGTGCGCCCGAGGGCGACTGGCCGGCCTATCGCAGCCGGTTCGTGGCGAAATCCACCCTGCCCCCGAGCACCGCGGCGCGTCTGGTCGACACCTACGGCGTCGTCGCCGAGCGCATCGAGCGGCTCGTCGTCGCCACGCCCACGCTCGGCGAGGTGGTCGACCCCGAGACCGGGGCGATCGCCGCAGAGGCGGTGCACGCGGTCCGGGAGGAGGGCGCCCTCAGCCTCGAGGACGTCGTCCTCCGCCGCATGGCGGTCGCGCTCAACAGCGATGTCGGCCTCGCCGCGGCCCCGGCGGTCGCCGCCGTCCTGGTCGCCAACCGTGACTGGACCGCCGAGCGCGCCGAGCGCGAACTTGACCGCTACCGCGCCGCGATGCGACGCTTCAAGCCCCGCGCTCTCGACGCCGAGCGCGAGGCCGGGACCATGCGAGGAAGCACGGAATGA